The following proteins come from a genomic window of Candidatus Bipolaricaulis sibiricus:
- a CDS encoding bifunctional oligoribonuclease/PAP phosphatase NrnA, which translates to MIEGATLQQVMDRLDVARRVLVIGHVSPDGDAIGSVAGLVLILRKQGKKAVGCIADGVPWFYRPLLADGLIRTPDEVKGATFDTVVTVDSSDLARLGDAQALLDGKPPDIVLDHHRTNRGFGRLNYCDPSSAATALIVYEIAQALVPVDEQLAQVLLLGVATDTGFFRYGNGDHRVLEVAADLVKSGASLPRIASAALENKTLHGLKLLARMLDTVTLAAAGKLAYGWVSAAMLAETGCTEQEAEGFVGEVRALHGVEVALLFVESPPGEVQVSFRSKSYVDVSEIALALGGGGHPRAAGCLLKVRGVREAIDTVVPLAARAVR; encoded by the coding sequence ATGATCGAGGGTGCAACGTTACAGCAAGTGATGGACAGACTCGATGTGGCACGGCGCGTCCTCGTGATCGGCCACGTCAGTCCGGACGGCGACGCGATCGGCTCGGTGGCGGGATTGGTGCTGATTCTACGCAAGCAGGGGAAGAAGGCGGTTGGGTGCATCGCAGACGGCGTGCCGTGGTTCTACCGTCCCCTCCTGGCCGACGGCCTCATCCGCACGCCCGATGAGGTCAAGGGAGCAACGTTCGATACCGTGGTGACGGTGGACTCCTCTGACCTCGCCCGACTGGGAGACGCCCAAGCTCTCCTCGACGGGAAGCCTCCGGACATCGTGCTCGACCACCATCGGACGAACCGGGGGTTTGGCCGGCTCAACTACTGCGACCCCAGTTCCGCGGCCACCGCCCTCATCGTCTACGAGATCGCCCAGGCGCTGGTTCCGGTGGACGAGCAACTGGCCCAGGTCCTGCTCTTGGGAGTCGCCACCGATACCGGTTTTTTCAGGTATGGGAACGGTGATCACCGCGTGCTCGAGGTGGCGGCCGACCTCGTGAAGAGCGGGGCGAGCCTTCCGCGTATTGCCTCGGCCGCGTTGGAGAACAAGACCCTTCATGGACTCAAGCTTCTGGCCCGGATGCTCGACACGGTGACCCTTGCCGCCGCTGGGAAGCTTGCCTACGGGTGGGTGAGCGCGGCGATGCTCGCCGAGACTGGCTGTACAGAGCAGGAAGCAGAGGGGTTCGTGGGCGAGGTGCGCGCCCTGCACGGAGTGGAGGTGGCACTGCTGTTCGTGGAGTCGCCTCCAGGCGAGGTCCAGGTGTCGTTCCGCTCGAAGTCATACGTGGACGTGAGCGAGATCGCGTTGGCGTTGGGCGGCGGAGGCCACCCTCGCGCTGCAGGCTGCCTGTTGAAGGTCCGCGGCGTCCGTGAGGCGATCGACACGGTTGTTCCCCTTGCAGCTCGCGCTGTTCGTTAG
- a CDS encoding Beta-lactamase class C-like and penicillin binding proteins (PBPs) superfamily, with the protein MKRFLDQDFVHDTVRRMVDGKNVSSAVLRVESGDSSLACVAAAGEMHVNDRYFIASVTKLYVTAVVMRLVAEGNLRLNDRIIGFFPEGTLAGLHVIRGVDHTSEITVAHLMSNTSGLPDYFFGRAPSGRSAGEELLAGKDEPWPLERILATARALGPRFRPGQPGRALYSDTNYELLGAVVEQVTGKPIAQVFQEFIFGRLGLQDTYAFQDEGDDTPAQLYYTSRPVRLPRYLASVTAEGGIVSTAAECMKFLKAFFAGVFFPREEIENLKRWNLVLRPGTFLYGLGLEKIFIPRPLAPFFPFGEILGYWGQTAAFAWYNPRSDLYFTGTANQLAGPGHRAALRAMFRILRIGARRR; encoded by the coding sequence ATGAAGAGGTTTCTTGACCAAGACTTCGTTCACGACACCGTACGCCGTATGGTCGACGGCAAGAACGTGTCCAGCGCCGTGCTGCGGGTGGAGAGTGGGGACAGCTCGCTCGCCTGCGTCGCAGCGGCCGGTGAAATGCACGTCAACGACCGGTACTTCATCGCCAGCGTCACCAAGCTGTACGTGACCGCGGTCGTGATGCGGCTCGTGGCCGAGGGCAACCTCCGGCTGAACGACCGGATCATCGGCTTCTTCCCCGAGGGGACGCTCGCCGGATTGCATGTCATCCGGGGCGTCGACCACACCAGCGAGATCACGGTTGCCCACCTCATGTCGAACACCTCGGGACTGCCGGACTACTTCTTCGGGAGAGCCCCCTCAGGAAGGTCGGCGGGGGAGGAACTTCTGGCGGGCAAGGATGAACCGTGGCCACTGGAACGCATCCTAGCCACCGCCCGCGCCCTCGGGCCTCGCTTCCGCCCCGGGCAACCGGGCCGCGCCCTCTACTCGGACACGAACTACGAGCTGCTCGGCGCGGTGGTCGAGCAGGTCACGGGGAAACCCATCGCCCAGGTGTTCCAGGAGTTCATCTTTGGCAGACTGGGCCTTCAGGATACGTACGCGTTCCAGGACGAGGGCGATGACACCCCTGCCCAGCTCTACTACACGTCTCGCCCCGTGCGCCTTCCGCGATACCTGGCCTCGGTCACCGCCGAGGGCGGCATCGTGTCGACCGCCGCGGAATGCATGAAGTTCCTGAAGGCGTTCTTCGCCGGGGTTTTTTTCCCGAGAGAGGAGATCGAGAACCTCAAGCGGTGGAACCTCGTCCTCCGTCCGGGGACCTTCCTGTACGGCCTCGGCCTGGAGAAGATCTTCATCCCCCGGCCCCTGGCGCCGTTCTTCCCGTTCGGGGAGATCCTCGGGTACTGGGGCCAGACGGCAGCGTTCGCCTGGTACAACCCCCGGAGCGACCTCTACTTCACCGGCACGGCGAACCAGCTCGCCGGCCCCGGGCACCGCGCCGCACTGCGGGCGATGTTTCGAATCCTTCGGATAGGCGCGCGACGAAGGTAA
- a CDS encoding Long-chain-fatty-acid--CoA ligase, with the protein MATRFKRHMSIPEFFARSVQQYGPRVAVRVPVSRRGVMQFQDATYRELWDLSGKLAAWLAEQGIGAGDRVGLISKPSVGWAVAFFAVQRLGAVVVPMDGGLQPGEVARLMNECEAKMLFCAPQRYHEFTPLSREVPSLKEVISVDVALGAVSLWDVMPNRDVPIPDARPDCEDLAVLMYTSGTTDDSKGVMLCHRNITANIEAFLKVIEFTSADSVVTIVPWYHIYGLTATLLAPLWAGATVTYTDDYRNLVAFARRVGVTVLVGVPKLYHSLWRRILENIEGNTMRRLLHRFLPKAVGKMLKKRLLGTQFRFFVSGGAPLAAEVGAGLRRLGLGMIEGYGLTETAPVLTMSDPFTPIPGNVGRPLPGVKVKLDKPDIEGYGEVIAWGPNVMLGYYKNPERTAEVLTPDGWFRTGDIGKLDVEGRLFLAGRKKNLVVLESGKKVHPEELEWHFSQIPEIEEVLVYEDVSRGEPMVAAMVYPNWQLLKKQGIESPEVAKARVWEKIREAQRDLAPFKRLRDKDCIRIVEQPFEKSTKQDIKRHLYVGRSPRQIGQP; encoded by the coding sequence ATGGCGACGCGATTTAAGCGTCACATGAGCATACCGGAGTTCTTCGCACGTTCTGTGCAGCAGTACGGTCCAAGGGTGGCAGTCCGGGTTCCTGTGTCCCGGCGGGGCGTCATGCAGTTCCAGGACGCCACGTACCGCGAGTTGTGGGATCTCTCGGGGAAGCTCGCCGCGTGGCTGGCTGAGCAGGGCATCGGCGCCGGAGATCGGGTGGGACTGATCTCAAAGCCGTCTGTGGGGTGGGCGGTGGCGTTCTTCGCTGTCCAGCGACTGGGGGCGGTGGTCGTGCCGATGGACGGTGGGCTCCAGCCGGGTGAGGTCGCCCGGCTGATGAACGAGTGCGAGGCCAAGATGCTCTTCTGCGCCCCGCAGCGCTATCACGAGTTCACCCCCCTGAGCCGCGAAGTTCCGTCCCTGAAAGAGGTTATCTCGGTTGATGTGGCTTTGGGAGCTGTATCCTTGTGGGATGTGATGCCGAATCGCGACGTTCCCATCCCGGATGCGCGACCTGATTGCGAAGACCTCGCGGTTCTCATGTACACGTCCGGCACCACCGACGACTCGAAGGGCGTGATGCTATGCCACCGCAACATCACCGCCAACATCGAGGCGTTCCTCAAGGTGATCGAATTCACATCTGCTGACAGCGTGGTCACGATCGTCCCCTGGTATCACATCTACGGCCTGACCGCGACCTTGCTGGCTCCGTTGTGGGCGGGCGCGACGGTGACCTACACCGACGACTACCGGAACCTCGTTGCATTCGCACGGCGGGTCGGCGTGACCGTGCTGGTGGGTGTGCCCAAGCTCTACCATTCCCTGTGGCGGCGGATCCTGGAGAACATCGAGGGGAACACAATGCGGCGACTTCTCCACCGGTTCCTACCCAAGGCGGTGGGGAAGATGCTCAAGAAACGGCTCCTGGGAACGCAGTTCCGGTTCTTCGTCTCCGGCGGGGCACCCCTGGCGGCCGAGGTCGGGGCCGGACTTCGCCGGCTTGGGCTGGGAATGATCGAGGGCTACGGCCTCACCGAGACCGCGCCCGTCCTCACGATGAGTGACCCGTTCACCCCGATTCCCGGCAACGTGGGGCGTCCGCTCCCTGGTGTGAAGGTCAAGCTTGATAAGCCCGACATCGAGGGCTACGGCGAGGTCATCGCCTGGGGGCCGAATGTGATGCTGGGCTACTACAAGAACCCCGAGCGAACGGCGGAGGTGCTCACGCCCGACGGTTGGTTCCGCACAGGTGACATCGGCAAGCTCGACGTGGAGGGCAGGCTCTTCCTCGCCGGCCGCAAGAAGAACCTTGTGGTGCTCGAGTCCGGGAAAAAGGTCCACCCTGAAGAGCTCGAGTGGCACTTTTCGCAGATCCCGGAGATCGAGGAAGTGCTCGTGTACGAGGACGTAAGCCGGGGCGAACCGATGGTGGCAGCGATGGTGTACCCCAACTGGCAACTCCTCAAGAAGCAGGGCATCGAGAGCCCTGAAGTGGCCAAAGCGCGGGTATGGGAGAAGATACGCGAAGCCCAGCGCGACCTTGCCCCATTCAAGCGCCTGAGAGACAAGGACTGCATTAGGATCGTCGAGCAGCCGTTCGAGAAGAGCACCAAACAGGACATCAAGCGCCACCTGTACGTGGGGAGATCGCCAAGGCAGATCGGGCAGCCATAG
- a CDS encoding Thioredoxin reductase: MTNEWWDVVIVGGGPAGLSAAIYAPRAGLTTLLVEKALPGGQMLETPAIENYPGFVEPVSGFDLAEKMRAQAERLGTSFQTAEVTGLQAVGAGWELAVGDHVVRARSVIAASGAHPRELPARGAKELVGRGISYCAVCDGFFFRDKTVLVVGGGDGAFTEALVLSHLCQKVYLAVHRPQTDPRAVRAKAALQEKVFADPKIEVLWGVEVDEVRGEQGVKSVLLREVTTGRRRELPVDGVFVKIGWKPNTDWLRGVATLTEAGYVVTDSFMRTDRPGLFAAGDVRDPAVRRAQAVIAAAEGALAALSAEWYTCTL, from the coding sequence GTGACGAACGAGTGGTGGGATGTGGTCATCGTAGGGGGGGGGCCGGCGGGGCTCTCCGCGGCGATCTACGCCCCCCGGGCCGGGCTCACTACGCTCCTCGTCGAGAAAGCGCTGCCCGGCGGGCAGATGCTTGAGACCCCGGCCATCGAGAACTACCCGGGGTTCGTCGAGCCGGTGTCCGGGTTCGACCTCGCGGAGAAGATGCGCGCCCAGGCCGAGCGGCTGGGAACGTCCTTCCAGACGGCAGAGGTGACGGGCCTCCAGGCGGTCGGCGCAGGGTGGGAGCTCGCGGTGGGGGATCACGTGGTCCGGGCGCGGTCCGTCATCGCGGCGAGCGGGGCCCATCCCCGCGAGCTCCCCGCCCGGGGGGCGAAGGAGCTCGTGGGGCGGGGGATCTCCTACTGCGCGGTGTGCGACGGATTCTTCTTTCGCGACAAGACGGTCCTCGTTGTGGGCGGGGGGGACGGCGCGTTCACCGAAGCATTGGTTCTGTCCCACCTCTGTCAGAAGGTGTACCTGGCCGTCCACCGTCCTCAGACCGACCCCCGTGCCGTCCGCGCCAAGGCCGCCCTCCAGGAGAAGGTGTTCGCCGATCCCAAGATCGAGGTCCTGTGGGGTGTCGAAGTGGACGAGGTACGAGGGGAACAGGGGGTCAAGTCTGTCCTCCTGCGCGAGGTGACGACCGGCCGGCGGCGGGAGCTCCCGGTGGATGGGGTGTTCGTCAAGATCGGCTGGAAGCCCAACACGGACTGGCTTCGAGGGGTGGCCACGCTGACCGAGGCGGGGTACGTGGTTACGGACAGCTTCATGCGCACCGATCGGCCGGGCCTGTTTGCTGCCGGTGACGTCCGCGATCCGGCCGTCCGCCGTGCCCAGGCTGTGATCGCCGCTGCTGAAGGGGCGTTGGCCGCGTTGTCCGCCGAGTGGTATACTTGCACGCTTTGA
- a CDS encoding Exodeoxyribonuclease VII large subunit, which yields MIPGPLAGLVRPARLGYGGGVSPGYPIPPSRRVIAGPDGRLRVEFPYDPRLVALVKGLPGRAWNNGEKFWSVPVEHVVATVDLLRPHGFAFDEETLRLYDAHRGATADHLTVSQLNLRVREVVLSAFPSPLWVVGEVSGFNRSAHKKWVGFQLVERSATGETVAQVEAVLSPDDRAHLEAKLQREGAPFRLEDEIQVRLLVAVDLRPDWGRYQVTVRDIDVAYTLGEVARRREEILRRLTAAGILERNRTLPFPDLPLRVGLVTSLGSDAYHDVLRTFRESGYGFTVTVHGARVQGPNTEASVLNALDWFRERAAEFDLVLVCRGGGSRTDLAWFDSEALGRAVALFPLPVVVGIGHEEDRCVLDEVGWRQKTPTAAAQFVVETVRKALLRAEDAASALLNRARARIGEAGEAHRERAQRLARAIGVRVEGEARDLVHRARRLGRGVRVRLHKAREDTARFRSDLQRSATSLLGGANARLADVAGRLSRGAQRDLVLARRHLTQSAPLVGARSRRRVARAWEQLESRGKRLHSLDPQRVVERGYAIVRLAEGAVVTDASQAPPPARLRVQLKRGVLRARSEGEER from the coding sequence ATGATACCCGGTCCCCTCGCCGGACTTGTCCGACCTGCCCGGCTGGGCTACGGTGGGGGCGTGAGCCCCGGCTACCCCATCCCCCCAAGCCGCCGGGTGATTGCGGGCCCCGACGGTCGCCTCCGCGTGGAGTTCCCGTACGATCCCCGTCTTGTTGCGCTCGTGAAGGGCCTCCCCGGACGGGCGTGGAACAACGGGGAGAAGTTCTGGTCGGTGCCCGTGGAGCACGTGGTGGCCACGGTGGACCTCCTCCGCCCCCACGGGTTCGCGTTCGACGAGGAGACGCTTCGCCTGTACGACGCGCACCGCGGGGCCACAGCCGACCACCTCACCGTGTCCCAGCTCAACCTCCGGGTGCGCGAGGTCGTGCTCAGCGCGTTCCCCTCCCCGCTGTGGGTGGTGGGGGAGGTGAGCGGGTTCAACCGGAGCGCCCACAAGAAGTGGGTCGGCTTCCAGCTCGTGGAACGGAGCGCCACCGGCGAGACCGTGGCCCAGGTCGAGGCGGTCCTCTCCCCCGACGACCGCGCGCACCTGGAGGCCAAGCTTCAGCGCGAGGGTGCCCCGTTTCGTCTGGAGGACGAGATCCAGGTCCGGCTCTTGGTGGCAGTGGACCTCCGCCCTGACTGGGGCCGGTACCAGGTCACGGTGCGGGACATCGACGTCGCGTACACCCTGGGCGAGGTCGCCCGCCGCCGGGAGGAGATCCTCCGCCGGCTGACCGCAGCGGGTATCCTAGAACGGAACCGGACCCTCCCGTTCCCCGACCTCCCGCTGCGGGTGGGGCTCGTGACGAGCCTCGGTTCGGATGCCTACCACGACGTCCTGCGCACGTTCCGCGAGTCCGGGTACGGGTTCACGGTGACCGTGCACGGGGCGCGGGTTCAGGGCCCGAACACCGAGGCATCGGTCCTGAACGCGCTGGACTGGTTCCGAGAGCGAGCGGCGGAGTTCGACCTCGTCCTCGTCTGCCGGGGCGGTGGATCGCGCACCGATCTCGCCTGGTTCGACTCCGAGGCCCTCGGCCGCGCGGTGGCGCTCTTCCCGCTGCCGGTGGTCGTGGGGATCGGTCACGAGGAGGATCGGTGCGTGCTCGACGAAGTGGGGTGGCGACAGAAGACGCCCACCGCCGCCGCCCAGTTCGTAGTGGAGACGGTGCGGAAGGCCCTCCTCCGCGCCGAGGACGCCGCGTCAGCGCTCCTCAACCGGGCTCGGGCTCGGATCGGCGAGGCGGGCGAGGCCCATCGCGAGCGGGCGCAGCGACTGGCCCGGGCCATCGGGGTGCGCGTGGAGGGAGAAGCGCGGGACCTCGTCCACCGCGCCCGGCGCCTGGGCCGTGGGGTGCGAGTCCGCCTCCACAAGGCCCGAGAGGACACCGCTCGATTCCGGTCGGACCTCCAGCGATCCGCGACCTCGCTCCTCGGGGGAGCGAACGCCCGGCTTGCCGACGTAGCCGGCCGGCTGTCCCGCGGAGCGCAGCGGGACCTCGTCCTGGCACGGCGGCACCTTACCCAGTCCGCACCCCTCGTCGGCGCGCGGTCGAGGCGGCGGGTCGCGCGGGCCTGGGAGCAACTGGAAAGCCGAGGCAAGCGCCTCCACTCCCTCGACCCACAACGGGTCGTGGAACGGGGCTATGCGATCGTGCGCCTGGCGGAGGGCGCAGTGGTCACGGATGCTTCCCAAGCCCCACCGCCGGCGCGTCTGCGGGTTCAGCTCAAGCGGGGGGTGCTGCGCGCCCGGTCGGAGGGTGAAGAGAGGTGA
- a CDS encoding Pyruvate kinase: MDRAKLLVHMKRTKIVATLGPSSASAETLAAMIAAGVDVVRVNTSYGDHNDHAALARLARTAAASVERAVALLLDTRGPKVRVGHLPEPVRLSAGEEVVLGRGGIPVTHPEVVGSLPPGVRILLADGALELVVRSAAQDGARCRVIRGGLLAGGKGVNVPGVALSLPALTPFDRESLAAVREMGFDCVALSFVQRPEDVAEARVLVGEGPWVLAKVELAEAVRRMDTIVAASDGAMVARGDLGVEIDLYQVPLVQKRLVDLCNAQAKPVIVATQMLRSMVESPVPTRAEVADVANAVWDGADAVMLSEETAVGKHPLDAVRAMAATACAAESGGVPIRVPGLGKDLVGGIPASIAHAAQRVAAEVGVRAIVCATSSGWTARLVAAHRPHVPIVATTPHPEVARRLGLVWGVLPQVIPPARDADELVALSLRAARELGAVSRGDRVVFTAGLPFHEPGTTNLVRVLTVS; this comes from the coding sequence ATGGACAGGGCTAAGCTCCTTGTCCACATGAAGCGCACGAAGATCGTGGCTACGCTTGGTCCGAGCTCGGCGAGCGCAGAGACCCTCGCCGCGATGATCGCGGCGGGGGTGGATGTGGTGCGCGTCAACACGTCGTACGGTGACCACAATGACCATGCCGCCTTGGCCCGGCTCGCTCGGACCGCAGCCGCATCCGTGGAACGGGCGGTGGCCCTGCTTCTTGACACGCGCGGCCCCAAGGTGCGGGTGGGACATCTCCCAGAGCCGGTTCGTCTTTCGGCAGGGGAAGAGGTCGTCCTGGGGAGGGGCGGGATCCCCGTGACCCATCCCGAGGTCGTGGGTTCGCTTCCCCCTGGGGTGCGGATCCTCCTCGCGGACGGGGCCCTCGAGCTGGTCGTGCGTAGCGCAGCTCAGGACGGAGCGCGGTGCCGGGTCATCCGGGGTGGCCTTCTCGCCGGGGGCAAGGGGGTCAACGTTCCGGGGGTCGCGCTCTCGCTGCCGGCGCTGACCCCGTTCGATCGGGAGTCGCTGGCTGCGGTACGGGAGATGGGGTTCGACTGCGTGGCTCTGTCGTTCGTGCAGCGCCCGGAAGATGTGGCCGAAGCTCGGGTGTTGGTGGGTGAGGGTCCGTGGGTTCTGGCGAAGGTTGAACTTGCCGAAGCGGTCCGGCGGATGGACACAATCGTGGCGGCCTCCGACGGAGCGATGGTTGCCCGCGGCGATCTAGGGGTTGAGATCGACCTCTACCAGGTCCCCCTGGTTCAGAAGCGCCTGGTGGACCTATGCAACGCTCAGGCCAAGCCGGTGATCGTGGCTACCCAGATGTTGCGCTCGATGGTGGAGTCCCCGGTCCCGACCCGGGCCGAGGTGGCCGATGTAGCGAACGCGGTGTGGGACGGAGCCGATGCGGTGATGCTGTCCGAGGAGACGGCAGTCGGGAAGCACCCCCTGGACGCGGTGCGGGCGATGGCTGCGACAGCGTGCGCCGCGGAGTCAGGAGGTGTTCCGATCCGGGTTCCCGGACTGGGCAAGGACCTGGTGGGGGGGATCCCGGCGTCGATCGCGCACGCAGCCCAACGGGTGGCAGCCGAGGTTGGGGTGCGGGCGATCGTGTGTGCGACCTCCTCCGGGTGGACGGCGCGCCTCGTGGCGGCCCATCGGCCCCACGTGCCCATCGTTGCCACGACCCCGCACCCGGAGGTCGCGCGCCGACTCGGCCTCGTGTGGGGCGTGCTCCCGCAGGTGATCCCCCCGGCCCGCGATGCCGACGAGCTCGTTGCGCTGTCCCTTCGCGCGGCCCGTGAGCTGGGAGCCGTTTCCCGTGGCGACCGCGTCGTGTTCACGGCCGGGCTCCCGTTCCACGAGCCAGGGACCACAAATCTGGTGCGGGTTCTCACGGTTTCGTGA
- a CDS encoding Lysyl-tRNA synthetase (class II), translating to MAEADLIAARREKLSRLRAQGVSPYPYSYDRTHTAASVRNEHGSLGPHQRTGAHVRLAGRLVALRKMGKVAFGNLLDRSGRIQVYASADGLGPEMYERFADLDLGDIVGVAGEPFTTKTGELTVDIKEFTLLAKSLRPLPEKWHGLKDVETRYRQRALDFIANDEARRAIQVRALTLRACRAYLDGLGFLEVETPILQPVYGGATARPFVTHHNVLNRDLFLRVAPELYLKRLLVGGLEKVYEIGRNFRNEGISSMHNPEFTALEAYEAYGDYERAMELAEGIVEACVVAVTGQTRLTYQGREVNFGRPWRRASLLDLVAERSGCDVEKPLPELLTEVDRRGIPVPAPLRNGPKGKLIEHLLETQVQEHLWDPTFVVDFPLDISPLAKRKRGRDDLVERFELYLTGREVANAFSELNDPDDQRERFAMQEALRASGDDEAQPLDEDFLRDLELGMPPAAGIGFGLDRLVMVLADAPSIREVLAFPPLR from the coding sequence GTGGCCGAGGCTGATCTGATCGCTGCGCGCCGGGAGAAGCTCTCCCGCCTCCGGGCCCAGGGCGTGAGTCCCTACCCCTACAGCTATGACCGCACCCACACCGCCGCCAGTGTGCGGAACGAGCATGGGTCTCTCGGCCCTCACCAGCGTACCGGAGCCCACGTCCGCCTGGCCGGGCGGCTCGTTGCGCTGCGCAAGATGGGCAAGGTCGCCTTTGGGAACCTGCTGGATCGCTCGGGGCGCATTCAGGTCTACGCTTCGGCGGACGGCCTTGGACCAGAGATGTACGAGCGGTTCGCGGACCTCGATCTCGGGGACATCGTAGGGGTCGCAGGAGAACCTTTCACCACGAAGACCGGCGAGCTGACGGTGGACATCAAGGAGTTCACCCTTCTGGCCAAGTCGCTTCGTCCGCTTCCGGAGAAGTGGCATGGCCTGAAGGACGTAGAGACGCGGTACCGGCAGCGTGCGCTTGACTTCATCGCCAACGATGAGGCCCGGCGGGCGATCCAGGTACGGGCGCTGACACTGCGCGCCTGCCGCGCATACCTCGATGGACTGGGCTTTCTCGAGGTGGAGACCCCGATTCTCCAGCCGGTGTACGGGGGGGCCACCGCTCGACCGTTTGTTACCCATCACAACGTGCTCAACCGCGACTTGTTCCTGCGTGTGGCTCCCGAGCTCTACCTGAAACGGCTCCTTGTGGGGGGGCTCGAGAAGGTCTACGAGATCGGCCGCAACTTTCGCAATGAAGGCATCTCCTCGATGCATAACCCGGAGTTCACCGCGCTGGAGGCCTACGAGGCTTACGGGGACTACGAGCGGGCGATGGAGTTGGCCGAAGGAATCGTCGAAGCGTGCGTCGTTGCGGTAACGGGACAGACTCGCCTTACCTACCAGGGCCGCGAGGTGAACTTCGGCCGTCCCTGGCGCCGGGCATCCCTGCTCGACCTCGTGGCCGAACGGAGCGGCTGCGATGTGGAGAAGCCGTTACCCGAGCTCCTCACGGAGGTGGACCGTCGGGGCATTCCTGTCCCTGCCCCGCTCCGCAACGGCCCGAAGGGGAAGCTGATCGAGCATCTTCTGGAAACACAGGTCCAGGAACACCTCTGGGACCCGACGTTTGTCGTGGACTTCCCGCTGGACATCTCCCCGCTCGCCAAGCGCAAGCGCGGCCGCGATGACCTCGTGGAACGGTTCGAGCTCTACCTGACGGGCCGCGAAGTGGCCAACGCGTTCTCCGAGCTCAACGATCCAGACGACCAGCGAGAGAGGTTCGCAATGCAGGAGGCGCTGCGGGCGTCGGGGGACGACGAGGCGCAACCGTTGGACGAGGACTTCTTGCGCGATCTCGAGCTTGGGATGCCCCCCGCGGCCGGGATCGGTTTTGGGCTCGACCGCCTGGTGATGGTGCTCGCGGACGCCCCCTCGATCCGGGAGGTGCTGGCGTTCCCGCCACTGCGATGA